Proteins from a genomic interval of Salvelinus sp. IW2-2015 linkage group LG14, ASM291031v2, whole genome shotgun sequence:
- the LOC139028724 gene encoding uncharacterized protein, with protein MANGAALMLCFTSPRGVGTQGSGPHRGAGHTGERATQGSGPPRGAGHPGERGTQGSWAPRGAGHPGELGTQGSWAHRGVGEPRGEGSGKTQGSGEPRGAGNQGEGSGNQGEGSQGSGQPGEWGTGERKQRGEGSGNQGRGKREPGEREADNPGEREADNPGERANQGSGAPGEREADNPGERANPGERGTRGRGKREPRGGEAGTQGRGSGNQGEGTGTPGRGKREPREREPKKRESGNQGRGSGNQGRGKREPGEREAGTQGRGSGNPGEEGSGNPGEREAGTQGRGKREPGRGSGNPGEEGKREPGEREAGPREREAGTQGRKRTREGEGGNPRGEGSGNPGRGKRNPGRGKAGTQGRGKRNPGRGKREPRGEGSGNPGRGSGTRGEERNPGRGKRNPGEREAGTRERKREPRGREGNPGRGNPGRGSGKPRGEEAGTQGRGKRNPGRGSGTQGEEAEPRGEEAEPREREAEPREREPGEQERQGVGTRGGEREPGERHSCQCVHASLL; from the coding sequence ATGGCTAATGGGGCAGCACTGATGCTTTGCTTCACCTCACCCAGGGGAGTGGGCACCCAGGGGAGCGGGCCACACAGGGGAGCGGGCCACACAGGGGAGCGGGCCACACAGGGGAGCGGGCCACCCAGGGGAGCGGGGCACCCAGGGGAGCGGGGCACCCAGGGGAGCTGGGCACCCAGGGGAGCTGGGCACCCAGGGGAGCTGGGCACACAGGGGAGCTGGGCACACAGGGGAGTGGGGGAACCCAGGGGAGAGGGAAGTGGGAAAACCCAGGGGAGCGGGGAACCCAGGGGAGCGGGAAACCAGGGAGAGGGAAGCGGGAACCAGGGAGAGGGAAGCCAGGGGAGCGGACAACCAGGGGAGTGGGGCACCGGGGAGAGGAAGCAAAGGGGAGAGGGAAGCGGGAACCAGGGGAGAGGGAAGCGGGAACCAGGGGAGAGGGAAGCGGACAACCCAGGGGAGAGGGAAGCGGACAACCCAGGGGAGCGGGCAAACCAGGGGAGCGGGGCACCAGGGGAGAGGGAAGCGGACAACCCAGGGGAGCGGGCAAACCCAGGGGAGCGGGGCACCAGGGGAAGAGGGAAGCGGGAACCCAGGGGAGGGGAAGCGGGAACCCAGGGGAGAGGAAGCGGGAACCAAGGAGAGGGAACGGGAACCCCGGGGAGAGGGAAGCGGGAACCAAGGGAGAGGGAACCCAAGAAGAGGGAAAGCGGGAACCAGGGGAGAGGAAGCGGGAACCAGGGGAGAGGGAAGCGGGAACCAGGGGAGAGGGAAGCGGGAACCCAGGGGAGAGGAAGCGGGAACCCAGGGGAAGAGGGAAGCGGGAACCCAGGGGAGAGGGAAGCGGGAACCCAGGGGAGAGGGAAGCGGGAACCAGGGAGAGGAAGCGGGAAcccaggggaggaggggaagcgGGAACCAGGGGAGAGGGAAGCGGGACCCAGGGAGAGGGAAGCGGGAACCCAGGGGAGGAAGCGAACcagggaaggggaagggggaaaCCCCAGGGGAGAGGGAAGCGGGAACCCAGGGAGAGGGAAGCGGAACCCAGGGAGAGGGAAAGCGGGAACCCAGGGGAGAGGGAAGCGGAACCCAGGGAGAGGGAAGCGGGAACCCAGGGGAGAGGGAAGCGGGAACCCAGGGAGAGGGAGCGGAACCCGAGGAGAGGAGCGGAACCCAGGGAGAGGGAAGCGGAACCCAGGGGAGAGGGAAGCGGGAACCAGGGAGAGGAAGCGGGAACccagggggagggaagggaaccCAGGGAGAGGGAACCCAGGAAGAGGAAGCGGGAAACCCAGGGGAGAGGAAGCGGGAACCCAGGGGAGAGGGAAGCGGAACCCAGGGAGAGGAAGCGGAACCCAGGGAGAGGAAGCGGAACCCAGGGGAGAGGAAGCGGAACCCAGGGAGAGGGAAGCGGAACCCAGGGAGAGGGAGCCAGGGGAGCAGGAACGCCAGGGAGTGGGCACCAGGGGAGGGGAACGGGAACCAGGGGAGCGGCACAGCTGCCAGTGTGTCCACGCATCATTACTCTGA